A genomic window from Streptomyces sp. NBC_00234 includes:
- a CDS encoding gamma-glutamylcyclotransferase family protein, protein MTTGELPFFVYGTLLPGRRNHDRFLRGRTAAEQPALLPDALLYEGPGYPYAVEGRGTVHGALITPAPGAYGELLGLLDDLEQYLGPGHPRNLYERVARDVRVEAATASAWVYLAGAAVTRSLGAGGTPIPGGRWPGPAGGS, encoded by the coding sequence GTGACCACCGGCGAACTGCCGTTCTTCGTCTACGGCACGCTGCTGCCGGGCCGGCGCAACCACGACCGGTTCCTCCGGGGCCGTACGGCGGCGGAGCAGCCGGCCCTGCTGCCGGACGCGCTCCTCTACGAAGGCCCCGGCTACCCGTACGCCGTCGAGGGCCGCGGCACGGTCCACGGCGCGCTCATCACCCCCGCGCCCGGTGCGTACGGGGAACTGCTCGGACTGCTCGACGATCTGGAGCAGTACCTCGGCCCCGGCCACCCGCGCAATCTGTACGAGCGGGTGGCCAGGGACGTCCGGGTGGAAGCGGCCACGGCCTCCGCCTGGGTCTACCTCGCCGGAGCCGCCGTCACCCGCTCCCTGGGAGCGGGCGGCACTCCGATCCCCGGCGGGCGCTGGCCCGGACCGGCCGGCGGCTCCTGA
- the cutA gene encoding divalent-cation tolerance protein CutA — protein sequence MTEPAWLTVLTTTDSEEKARSLARSAVEARLAACAQVSAPVTSVYRWHNAIESTEEWQVLLKTTAERYEELEEHIEAVHDYDTPEIIATPVVRGSARYLAWVTAQTAPVVAL from the coding sequence ATGACCGAGCCGGCATGGCTGACCGTACTGACCACGACGGACAGTGAGGAGAAGGCCCGGTCCCTGGCCCGGAGCGCGGTGGAGGCCCGGCTGGCCGCCTGCGCGCAGGTCTCCGCACCCGTCACCTCCGTCTACCGGTGGCACAACGCCATCGAGTCCACCGAGGAGTGGCAGGTGCTGCTCAAGACCACGGCCGAGCGGTACGAGGAGCTGGAGGAGCACATCGAGGCCGTGCACGACTACGACACCCCGGAGATCATCGCGACACCCGTGGTGCGCGGAAGTGCCCGCTACCTCGCCTGGGTGACGGCACAGACCGCACCCGTCGTAGCGCTGTGA
- a CDS encoding NADPH-dependent FMN reductase, translated as MDLTTSAPASTAALASAPLKVAVILGSNREGRFGPVVADWFLSRAARHPDIETELIDVGELDLPIALSFRPGPTEQAQLARVMPRLAEADAFVVLTPEYNHSFPAPLKNLIDWYRDEWQAKPVAFVSYGGISGGLRAVEQLRQVFAELHAVSVRDTVSFHNAGAHFDDEGRHKDPAAPDAAAKAMLDQLVWWAHALREAKVRRPYSA; from the coding sequence ATGGACCTCACCACTTCCGCACCCGCATCCACCGCCGCCCTCGCCTCCGCACCGCTCAAGGTGGCCGTCATCCTCGGCAGCAACCGCGAAGGGCGCTTCGGCCCGGTCGTCGCCGACTGGTTCCTCTCCAGGGCGGCCCGCCACCCCGACATCGAGACCGAACTGATCGATGTCGGCGAGCTGGACCTGCCGATCGCCCTCTCCTTCCGCCCCGGCCCGACCGAGCAGGCCCAACTCGCGCGGGTCATGCCGAGGTTGGCCGAGGCCGACGCCTTCGTCGTCCTGACCCCCGAGTACAACCACTCCTTCCCGGCCCCGCTCAAGAACCTCATCGACTGGTACCGCGACGAATGGCAGGCCAAGCCCGTCGCCTTCGTCTCGTACGGCGGGATCTCCGGCGGTCTCCGGGCCGTCGAACAGCTCCGGCAGGTCTTCGCCGAACTGCACGCCGTCTCGGTCCGGGACACGGTCTCCTTCCACAACGCCGGTGCCCATTTCGACGACGAGGGCCGTCACAAGGACCCGGCGGCCCCCGACGCGGCGGCCAAGGCGATGCTCGACCAGCTGGTCTGGTGGGCGCACGCACTGCGCGAGGCCAAGGTGCGCCGTCCGTACAGCGCCTGA